Genomic window (Nitrospirota bacterium):
TGATCCAAATGCCCGTCACTGCATGGCGAGCGCGGTTGCCGCTTTTATGCAGACCTTTGGCATTGACGAGCCTGCGGGAAATTACGACGATATGCACTACGCGGATTCGATAATCCTCTGGGGCGCCAACATGGCTGAGATGCACCCCGTGCTCTGGTCAAAGGTTACCGATAGAAAACTGAGCAAACCCGATTGGGTAAAGATCGTCAACATCTCCACATTTGCAAACAGGTGCTCAAGCATCTCTGACGTTGAAATAATCATCAAGCCGAGCACAGACCTTGCGATACTGAATTACATTACGCGTGAGATCGTGTATAACCGTCCTGACGCTATTGACTGGGATTTTGTGAACAAGAACTGTGTCTTTGCAACAGGGCCGGTAGATATCGGATACGGGCTCAGGCCGCAGGTTGATCATAAAAAGTATAAACCCGGAGAGCTTGACACAGCCGGAAAAGAGGCCTTTAAAATAATCACAAAGGAAGAGGCGCAGGCGATGCGCGCCCTCGGCATAAAAGAGGGGCAGAAGATGGAGATGAAGAACGCCAAGACCCCTGACAACCACTGGCTGATCAGCTTTGATGATTTCAAAAAAGGGCTTGAGCCGTATACCCTTGATTTCGTAGCAGCTCTCGCAAAGGGAGACCCGGACGAATCTCTTGAGGACTTCAAGAAGAAGCTCGTTACGCTTGTTGATCTCTATGCCGCGAAAGAGAGAAAGGTCACAAGCTTCTGGACGATGGGCTTTAATCAGCACATCCGGGGAACCTGGGTAAATGAACAGGCTTACACTGTGCATCTGCTTCTTGGCAAACAGTCCCAGCCCGGCAACAGCGCATTCAGCCTGACAGGACAGCCCAGCGCGTGCGGCACCGCAAGAGAGGTCGGCACCTTTTCGCACAGGCTCCCTTCCGACATGGTCGTCGCTAATCCAAAGCACAGGGAGATCACGGAAAAGATATGGAAGCTTCCTGAAGGCACATTGAATCCCATACCAGGTTCGCACTATGTGAAGATCATGAGAGACCTTGAAGACGGGAAGGTCAAATGGGTATGGGTGCAGGTAAATAATCCCTGGCAGAATACCGCCAATATGAACCACTGGATAACCGCGGCAAGGGAGATGGACAACTTCATCGTGGTATCTGAGGCGTATCCCGGGATTTCAGCGAAGGTAGCGGATCTGATTTTGCCGAGCGCCATGATATTTGAGAAATGGGGCGCGTACGGCAATGCCGAAAGGCGGACTCAGCACTGGCGCCAGCAGGTGACGCCGGTCGGCCAGGCGATGTCAGACACATGGCAGCTGGTTGAATTTTCAAAACGATTAACATTGGCTGAAGTATGGAAGGAGCATAAGATCTCACCTGAGGTTACCCTCCCGAATGTATTGGAGAAGGC
Coding sequences:
- the napA gene encoding nitrate reductase catalytic subunit NapA — its product is MLVTRRGFLKTTAAVSAATAIGMAVPDELKAIAKETEAGWRWDKSVCRFCGTGCGIMIATKDDMIVAVKGDPAAPVNMGLNCIKGYFNAKIMYGADRLTEPLLRVNDKGEFDKKGKFKPVTWEKAFDEMAKQFKKYYAELGPTGVAVFGSGQYTIMEGVAAVKLIKGGFRSNNIDPNARHCMASAVAAFMQTFGIDEPAGNYDDMHYADSIILWGANMAEMHPVLWSKVTDRKLSKPDWVKIVNISTFANRCSSISDVEIIIKPSTDLAILNYITREIVYNRPDAIDWDFVNKNCVFATGPVDIGYGLRPQVDHKKYKPGELDTAGKEAFKIITKEEAQAMRALGIKEGQKMEMKNAKTPDNHWLISFDDFKKGLEPYTLDFVAALAKGDPDESLEDFKKKLVTLVDLYAAKERKVTSFWTMGFNQHIRGTWVNEQAYTVHLLLGKQSQPGNSAFSLTGQPSACGTAREVGTFSHRLPSDMVVANPKHREITEKIWKLPEGTLNPIPGSHYVKIMRDLEDGKVKWVWVQVNNPWQNTANMNHWITAAREMDNFIVVSEAYPGISAKVADLILPSAMIFEKWGAYGNAERRTQHWRQQVTPVGQAMSDTWQLVEFSKRLTLAEVWKEHKISPEVTLPNVLEKAKAMGYKETDTLFDVLFANNEAKTFKWPDPVGKGFLNSEAAGDKRDVEGFKGYGFFLQKYLWEEYRKFTLGNGHDLADFDTYHKVRGLRWPVVDGKETLWRFNSEYDPYAKAANNGQFAFYGKAFKELPSGDLSGPKGEEKVKFPNKAKIFLRHYIDPAEIPNNEYPLWLSTGRVLEHWHSGTMTMRVPELYRAVPEAVCFMNPKDAKSHNVKDGDLIWVESRRGKVKVHVDTRGRNNPPRRLIFVPWFDEHVLINKVTLDATCPISKETDFKKCAVKIYKA